In one Chitinophaga sancti genomic region, the following are encoded:
- the smpB gene encoding SsrA-binding protein SmpB, translating to MAELRNRSAFYEYAIEDKFIAGMVLLGTEIKSIRQSRVSFNDSFCYFSKGELFVKSLHITEYSHGAYANHDPLRERKLLLTKRELRKMENKIKEKGFTIIPLRIFMTEKGLAKMEIGLGRGKKLHDKRESIKQRDTQREIKRYLK from the coding sequence GTGGCAGAACTGAGGAACAGATCAGCATTTTATGAATACGCAATAGAAGATAAATTCATTGCAGGGATGGTATTGCTAGGTACTGAGATTAAATCTATCCGACAGAGCCGGGTAAGTTTTAATGATTCATTCTGCTATTTTTCTAAAGGAGAATTGTTTGTTAAAAGCCTGCATATCACCGAATATTCGCATGGCGCCTACGCGAATCATGACCCATTGCGCGAACGCAAGCTCCTGCTGACGAAGCGGGAACTGCGTAAGATGGAGAATAAGATCAAGGAGAAAGGGTTTACTATTATTCCATTGAGGATCTTTATGACAGAGAAGGGTTTGGCAAAGATGGAGATAGGACTTGGCAGAGGTAAGAAACTGCATGATAAGCGTGAATCTATTAAGCAGCGGGATACGCAGCGGGAAATTAAGCGGTATCTGAAGTAA
- a CDS encoding tetratricopeptide repeat protein, which translates to MKNKPDCRWWLLAPFLFALSCKSGEKLYNKGRYDEAVIAFAKKLRKSPTSSTSLALLPQAYAQSVQLHEKNATAALSSNGHLKFEAALQEYQVLQNLYNNIEACPACLAVVKPKDYRNAINASKDTAAATRYDQGMALLRNGDKFSARKAYANFQAALALVPDYRNANEMREQAYQMGMSIVEVRNVALVSQYDQRALEPGAAVFRDNVLNNLRAKNNNNFVQILPESEVVKNKLRADYVVDIRVEDFIVSKPNIQRNFRELVKTVEIVEPADTTKRPRQTEKIRKETYKGVLYFTTVSVVTGGNIVCYLIDTATDDDMEKIVLPADAGWSNSFCYFKGDERVLSPEDRKLIGGQDLPSPSVGELFQASVAKSYGEITNIFTKNYSRY; encoded by the coding sequence ATGAAAAATAAACCTGACTGTCGCTGGTGGCTGCTTGCCCCATTTCTCTTTGCATTGTCCTGTAAATCAGGAGAAAAACTATACAATAAAGGCCGTTATGACGAAGCCGTTATTGCATTTGCAAAAAAACTCCGCAAAAGTCCAACATCTTCGACCTCACTCGCTTTATTGCCACAAGCATATGCGCAATCTGTACAATTGCATGAAAAAAATGCAACGGCTGCCCTTAGCTCAAATGGACATTTAAAATTTGAAGCGGCCCTGCAGGAGTACCAGGTGCTGCAAAACCTCTATAACAATATTGAAGCATGCCCGGCATGCCTGGCGGTGGTAAAGCCGAAAGATTACCGGAATGCGATTAATGCTTCCAAAGATACCGCTGCTGCCACCCGCTATGACCAGGGAATGGCATTGCTGCGCAATGGAGATAAGTTCAGTGCCAGGAAAGCATATGCTAATTTCCAGGCCGCTTTAGCACTGGTACCTGATTATAGGAATGCCAATGAGATGCGGGAACAGGCCTACCAAATGGGCATGTCTATCGTGGAAGTACGCAATGTGGCCCTGGTGTCTCAGTATGATCAGAGAGCGCTGGAACCCGGAGCCGCCGTATTCAGGGATAATGTGCTGAATAACCTGCGGGCAAAGAATAATAATAATTTCGTACAGATCCTGCCGGAGAGTGAAGTTGTGAAGAATAAACTGCGGGCGGATTATGTAGTGGACATAAGAGTGGAAGATTTTATTGTGAGCAAACCGAATATCCAGCGGAATTTCAGGGAACTGGTGAAGACAGTGGAAATTGTGGAGCCGGCAGATACCACCAAGCGCCCAAGACAAACGGAGAAGATCAGGAAGGAGACGTATAAAGGTGTATTGTATTTTACAACCGTGAGTGTGGTGACAGGCGGAAATATTGTATGCTACCTGATTGATACCGCGACTGATGATGATATGGAGAAGATTGTGTTGCCAGCGGATGCGGGATGGAGTAATTCCTTCTGTTATTTTAAAGGGGATGAAAGGGTGTTGTCTCCGGAAGACAGGAAATTGATTGGCGGGCAGGATTTGCCTTCGCCTTCAGTGGGAGAATTGTTCCAGGCATCAGTGGCGAAGTCTTACGGGGAGATAACGAATATATTTACGAAGAATTATTCAAGGTATTAA
- the rnhA gene encoding ribonuclease HI: MSEVIIYTDGSSRGNPGPGGYGVILMWNSVRKELSQGYRKTTNNRMELLAVIVALETLKKDGLPVRIFTDSEYVVNSIEKGWLWNWVKIGFKDKKNKDLWQRFIPAYRRQQVKFTWVKGHATNPLNNRCDELATAAADSGQWLIDQGFEAGN; this comes from the coding sequence ATGTCCGAAGTTATCATCTACACAGACGGTTCATCCCGTGGTAATCCGGGGCCGGGTGGCTATGGCGTTATTCTCATGTGGAACTCAGTTCGTAAAGAACTCTCACAGGGATACCGCAAAACTACCAACAACCGCATGGAACTGCTGGCGGTCATCGTCGCACTTGAAACCCTGAAAAAAGACGGGCTTCCTGTCCGCATCTTTACTGACAGTGAATATGTAGTCAATTCTATTGAAAAAGGCTGGCTTTGGAACTGGGTGAAGATCGGGTTCAAAGACAAGAAGAACAAAGACCTCTGGCAGCGTTTTATTCCTGCATACAGAAGACAACAGGTGAAATTTACATGGGTGAAAGGGCATGCCACCAACCCGCTTAATAACCGTTGTGATGAACTGGCTACCGCCGCTGCAGATAGCGGGCAATGGCTGATAGACCAGGGTTTTGAGGCAGGGAATTAG